Proteins co-encoded in one Dehalogenimonas sp. WBC-2 genomic window:
- the proV gene encoding L-proline glycine betaine ABC transport system permease ProV (L-proline glycine betaine ABC transport system permease protein ProV): MTIISSPGQSESNLQTNEVIIANTKLRVENLYKIFGPSPESIIKQLKKGVSRADIMKGSKNVPAVIDASFSVAEGETFMVMGLSGSGKSTLIRCLNRLHDPSSGSIYIDDEDITGVTDRRLREIRRTKIAMVFQHFALLPHKTVLENVEFGLKISGRPSDETRRKALETLELVGLKGWEDRSSSELSGGMQQRVGLARALATDPDILLMDEPFSALDPLIRRDMQDELLNLQQTVKKTIIFITHDLNEALKMGDHIAVMKDGRIVQIGTAEEIVSSPADDYVAAFTSDVNRGLVFTASSIMKPADTLYLVHDTVKTASVRLRQTKSDAMYVVNKQRQPVGLVSDQELARAIRKGVTKLADVMQTEFPKTLETTPLAEVLTLCGDSLPIAVVSEKGTFRGILEPLDVLTSVSGTGEVNIPQNDVDDKGAQ, translated from the coding sequence ATGACTATTATTTCATCTCCAGGTCAATCTGAATCCAATCTGCAAACAAATGAGGTAATCATAGCTAATACAAAACTGAGGGTGGAAAATCTTTATAAGATTTTTGGTCCTTCTCCCGAATCAATTATCAAACAACTTAAAAAAGGCGTCAGCCGGGCCGATATTATGAAGGGGTCAAAGAATGTCCCCGCCGTAATTGATGCGTCGTTCTCAGTAGCTGAAGGTGAAACCTTCATGGTTATGGGGCTTTCAGGTTCCGGAAAATCAACACTTATTCGCTGCCTCAATCGGCTTCACGATCCCAGTTCCGGCAGTATTTATATTGATGACGAAGATATCACCGGTGTTACTGACCGGCGTCTCAGGGAAATACGGCGCACCAAGATTGCTATGGTATTCCAGCACTTCGCCCTGCTACCTCATAAAACCGTACTTGAAAATGTAGAATTCGGCCTCAAAATAAGCGGGCGTCCAAGTGATGAGACACGCCGAAAGGCCCTTGAAACGCTGGAACTCGTCGGTCTCAAGGGCTGGGAAGACCGCTCCAGTTCAGAACTTTCCGGCGGCATGCAGCAACGTGTCGGTCTGGCTCGGGCTTTAGCCACTGACCCGGACATCTTGCTTATGGACGAACCGTTTTCCGCTCTTGACCCGCTCATCCGCCGCGATATGCAGGACGAACTGCTAAATCTGCAGCAAACCGTTAAAAAGACCATTATTTTCATCACCCATGACTTAAATGAAGCCCTGAAAATGGGCGACCATATCGCGGTAATGAAGGATGGAAGGATCGTCCAGATCGGTACGGCGGAGGAGATTGTCAGCAGTCCCGCCGATGACTATGTAGCCGCATTTACCTCTGATGTTAATCGCGGTCTGGTGTTTACCGCCTCATCAATTATGAAACCGGCCGATACCCTTTATTTGGTTCATGATACAGTCAAGACCGCCTCGGTGCGGCTCCGCCAGACCAAAAGCGACGCCATGTATGTTGTAAATAAACAACGGCAGCCGGTTGGCTTGGTAAGTGATCAGGAGTTGGCCCGCGCTATCAGGAAGGGCGTAACCAAATTAGCGGATGTGATGCAAACTGAGTTCCCCAAGACTTTAGAGACGACTCCTTTAGCCGAAGTGCTAACCCTTTGCGGTGATAGTCTGCCCATTGCCGTTGTTTCAGAGAAGGGAACTTTCCGCGGCATTTTGGAGCCGCTAGATGTACTCACCAGTGTTTCCGGTACCGGAGAAGTTAATATACCCCAGAATGACGTAGACGATAAAGGAGCCCAATAG
- the proW gene encoding L-proline glycine betaine ABC transport system permease ProW (L-proline glycine betaine ABC transport system permease protein ProW), which produces MWPFDLYTIPLSQWIQDAVKWLGANLRDFFQALKVPLDFTLDHVQSLLEFTPPLIMLAIVFFIAWRTKGWLFALISVVALTFVGFLGMWQPTMVTLALIITSVVFCAIIGIPLGIVAASSRAAQSIMRPLLDAMQTTPAFVYLVPIVVLFGIGLVPGLIAIIIFALPPIIRLTDLGIRQVPKEIVEAGFSFGATGRQVLFSIQIPLAMPTILAGLNQTLMLALSMAVLVALIGASGLGEVVWVGMGRNNAGQAALGGIGIVVMAIILDRITQALGESRKTGRTSWFGQLKRFINAKFAKKTKPTP; this is translated from the coding sequence ATGTGGCCCTTTGATCTGTATACCATACCTTTGTCTCAATGGATTCAAGATGCTGTCAAGTGGCTTGGGGCAAACCTGAGGGATTTTTTCCAGGCGCTCAAAGTACCCTTGGATTTCACCCTTGACCACGTACAAAGTCTGCTTGAATTCACCCCACCGCTGATTATGCTTGCAATCGTCTTCTTTATAGCCTGGCGCACAAAAGGCTGGTTGTTCGCCCTAATAAGTGTGGTGGCTCTTACCTTTGTTGGTTTCTTGGGAATGTGGCAACCCACCATGGTCACTCTCGCCCTCATTATTACTTCTGTTGTATTTTGCGCCATTATCGGTATTCCTTTGGGGATTGTGGCGGCAAGCTCCCGCGCCGCCCAAAGTATAATGCGACCTTTGTTAGACGCCATGCAAACAACACCAGCCTTCGTATACCTGGTACCTATTGTTGTTCTGTTCGGCATCGGACTGGTACCCGGCCTTATCGCTATCATTATTTTCGCCTTGCCGCCTATCATCCGTTTGACAGATCTGGGTATCCGCCAGGTACCCAAAGAGATTGTTGAAGCGGGTTTTTCATTCGGTGCCACTGGCCGACAGGTGCTCTTTAGTATTCAAATCCCACTGGCAATGCCGACTATTCTAGCCGGTCTCAACCAGACCTTAATGCTAGCTTTATCCATGGCTGTCCTGGTCGCACTGATAGGTGCCAGTGGCTTAGGTGAAGTGGTCTGGGTCGGTATGGGCCGTAACAACGCTGGACAAGCTGCCCTTGGCGGTATAGGTATCGTGGTCATGGCTATAATTTTAGACCGCATTACCCAGGCTCTCGGTGAATCCCGCAAAACAGGCCGAACTTCCTGGTTTGGGCAGCTAAAGAGATTTATCAATGCCAAGTTTGCTAAAAAGACCAAACCCACTCCTTAA
- the proX gene encoding L-proline glycine betaine binding ABC transporter ProX (L-proline glycine betaine binding ABC transporter protein ProX) encodes MNKYLRKATLIGSALMLSLAILIGGCSNDDTTSPTTTDAALPGQGVTVDPARPTWDTGYFQTEIMIQALEKLGYNVTSPVSLGNSPFYEAVANGDVDFWADGWFPQHVIYMEGKESKEQIVGNLIESGALQGFMIDKATADLYNITSVAQFTDPDIAALFDIDGDGKAEMVACPPGWGCELMIDHMFEAYGLNDTVDLIKADYTLSMVDALARYQNGESIFYYGWTPNWTANSLIAGEDIVWLEVPFTSLPEEQQQFMDATYVANLVGKAGTDEPYNMGWPANSIQVVANTAFLNANPAAKYLFEVAKIPLDDVLAQNALMFDGENTNADIIKHAKAWIVANQTLFDSWIDGAIAAAK; translated from the coding sequence ATGAATAAATATTTACGAAAGGCGACTCTGATAGGTTCAGCACTAATGCTGAGTCTGGCGATCTTGATTGGCGGGTGCTCCAACGATGATACCACATCGCCAACCACTACAGACGCTGCGCTCCCCGGTCAAGGTGTAACCGTAGACCCCGCCCGTCCCACATGGGATACCGGCTATTTTCAGACCGAGATCATGATTCAGGCATTAGAGAAACTGGGCTACAATGTTACAAGCCCGGTATCCCTCGGTAATTCACCTTTCTATGAAGCAGTTGCCAACGGCGATGTTGATTTCTGGGCTGACGGCTGGTTCCCGCAGCACGTTATCTACATGGAAGGCAAAGAAAGCAAGGAACAAATTGTCGGTAACCTTATCGAAAGTGGTGCCCTGCAAGGCTTCATGATAGATAAAGCCACCGCCGACCTATACAATATCACCAGTGTCGCCCAGTTCACCGACCCGGACATTGCCGCTTTATTCGATATTGACGGTGACGGCAAGGCTGAAATGGTCGCTTGCCCGCCAGGCTGGGGTTGTGAACTTATGATTGATCATATGTTTGAGGCCTATGGCCTGAACGATACGGTTGATCTTATCAAGGCCGACTATACCCTTTCGATGGTCGACGCTCTTGCCCGCTATCAAAACGGCGAGTCAATCTTCTACTATGGCTGGACGCCCAACTGGACTGCCAATAGCCTGATAGCAGGAGAAGATATTGTCTGGCTTGAAGTTCCTTTCACATCGCTGCCCGAAGAGCAGCAGCAGTTCATGGACGCCACTTATGTAGCTAACCTTGTTGGCAAAGCCGGTACCGATGAACCTTACAATATGGGCTGGCCGGCCAACAGTATCCAAGTTGTTGCCAATACAGCCTTCCTCAACGCCAATCCTGCGGCAAAATATCTATTCGAAGTTGCCAAGATACCTTTGGATGATGTTCTGGCCCAGAATGCCCTGATGTTTGACGGTGAAAACACTAATGCTGACATCATCAAACATGCAAAGGCCTGGATTGTTGCTAATCAAACCCTCTTCGATTCCTGGATCGATGGTGCCATAGCCGCCGCAAAATAA
- a CDS encoding acetyltransferase GNAT family translates to MKKSLPDEVPKVALRNKRLEDAALDYQWQTDLEFSRLHAQPLLTMTFAEFMVEYAVILKNQWPGRIQFAIDTEDGVHIGDCACHNINRASKEAEIGINIGRREYWGRGYGVAALKDLVDYTFRHTDLKKLKLRTLPENVRAQRCFAKVGFTEIGPIEVDGQLFIQMELLRLV, encoded by the coding sequence ATGAAGAAATCATTGCCGGATGAAGTACCAAAAGTAGCCCTGCGCAACAAACGACTTGAGGACGCTGCTCTGGACTACCAGTGGCAGACTGATCTGGAGTTTTCCCGGTTGCACGCACAGCCTCTGCTTACCATGACCTTTGCTGAATTTATGGTAGAATATGCCGTTATTCTGAAAAACCAGTGGCCGGGACGAATTCAGTTCGCCATAGACACTGAAGATGGTGTTCATATAGGTGACTGTGCCTGCCATAATATAAACCGGGCGTCCAAAGAAGCTGAGATCGGTATTAATATCGGGCGGAGGGAGTACTGGGGGCGGGGATATGGCGTTGCGGCGCTTAAAGATCTTGTGGATTATACGTTTCGCCACACCGACCTCAAGAAATTAAAGCTACGGACTCTACCAGAAAACGTACGGGCACAGCGGTGTTTTGCCAAAGTTGGATTCACAGAGATTGGACCGATTGAGGTTGACGGGCAACTGTTTATCCAAATGGAGTTACTGCGCCTGGTATAG
- a CDS encoding hypothetical protein (FOG: heat repeat) translates to MNQVHKIDPRQPSFEEVLKKLADSDERLSNAEIAAFSLASPEDVTLFKAHWPDMTAERKAQALGRMQELAEDDATLDFSALYRVMLGDGLPVVRVGAIRGLWETEDPSLIRKLLPLMESDTDGEVRAVAAQALGRFVMLAEHGKLNNETGGLLLEKLVGVFNDPTEELEVRRRALEAVSYLSHPEVRSAITAAYDSGEPVFRGSALFAAGRNLDQSWLDMILDEMVSEIPEHRYEAATAAGEYEDEAAVPQLIRLTEDTDVEVKMAAITALGKIGGPEAKCCLKNLTEDADEATSAIAAEALEELAAGADILDFSGDADEEIIAG, encoded by the coding sequence ATGAATCAGGTTCACAAAATTGATCCGCGCCAACCTTCTTTTGAAGAAGTACTGAAAAAACTTGCTGATTCAGATGAGCGCCTGTCGAATGCGGAGATAGCCGCATTCAGCCTGGCTTCACCGGAGGATGTGACGCTGTTTAAAGCCCATTGGCCGGATATGACGGCTGAACGAAAGGCACAGGCGCTGGGGCGGATGCAGGAATTGGCTGAAGACGACGCCACGCTTGATTTCAGCGCCTTATACCGGGTGATGCTGGGAGATGGCCTGCCGGTGGTCAGGGTGGGGGCTATACGGGGCTTGTGGGAGACCGAAGACCCATCCTTAATCCGCAAGTTGCTACCTTTGATGGAAAGTGACACTGACGGTGAGGTGCGTGCTGTGGCGGCCCAAGCTCTGGGCAGATTTGTGATGCTGGCTGAACACGGGAAACTCAACAATGAAACCGGTGGCCTGCTTTTAGAGAAGCTGGTGGGCGTTTTCAACGATCCCACCGAAGAGTTGGAGGTACGCCGCCGGGCGCTCGAAGCTGTTTCGTATCTGTCCCACCCGGAAGTACGCAGTGCCATAACCGCCGCCTATGACAGCGGTGAACCGGTTTTCCGGGGCAGCGCCTTATTTGCTGCTGGACGTAATCTTGACCAGTCATGGTTGGATATGATCCTTGATGAGATGGTGAGTGAAATCCCCGAACACCGCTATGAGGCGGCGACGGCTGCCGGTGAATACGAGGATGAAGCCGCGGTGCCGCAGCTTATCCGTTTGACTGAGGATACCGATGTTGAAGTAAAAATGGCGGCTATCACTGCTCTTGGCAAGATCGGCGGACCGGAAGCCAAATGTTGCCTGAAAAACCTGACCGAGGACGCTGATGAAGCTACCAGTGCAATAGCCGCGGAGGCGTTGGAAGAATTGGCCGCTGGCGCCGATATTTTAGATTTTTCCGGAGATGCGGATGAAGAAATCATTGCCGGATGA
- the tidE/pmbA gene encoding TldE/PmbA (TldE/PmbA protein, part of proposed TldE/TldD proteolytic complex (PMID 12029038)) translates to MNPSIEKLLEKAAAVSEQADVFFVESEETPVQFESNRLKSLQAKQSSSVTLRIIKNGRLGLGVSARPDDGDKILEMALETAQFGQPVSYELPEPQGYPKVEIWDDAVVQVSTDELVAIGEKMITEITSRYPEVRCDGGAETARMSVTVANSRGGMAHYKKTVMGIGIQGTRIRGTDMLFVGDGEDDCRVIKNADTVIANVLTQLDRASKNVSIRSGELPVIFTPSGVASAFIPALASALNGKLVFEGASPLVNKLGETVFSEKFSLYDDGMLPMRPTSAPCDDEGTATRRTPLVENGRVMNFYYDLKTAARAGKVSTGNGARGRGGAPAPSINALTLTPGEASFESLLADIKEGLVVEYLMGAEQGNVLGGDFSGNVLLGYKVENGKITGRVKDTVVAGNIYKLLKNITVASDICWQGNLYAPSIFCPAVSVAAK, encoded by the coding sequence ATGAACCCCTCGATCGAAAAGCTACTTGAAAAAGCGGCCGCAGTATCTGAGCAGGCCGATGTTTTCTTTGTTGAGAGCGAAGAGACCCCGGTACAATTTGAAAGCAATCGCCTTAAGAGCCTCCAGGCGAAGCAGAGTTCAAGCGTCACCCTGCGTATCATCAAGAACGGTAGACTGGGACTGGGGGTCAGCGCCCGACCCGATGACGGCGATAAGATACTGGAGATGGCGCTGGAAACGGCGCAGTTCGGCCAGCCGGTAAGTTACGAGCTGCCGGAACCGCAAGGTTATCCCAAGGTTGAAATCTGGGACGACGCTGTTGTTCAAGTGAGTACCGATGAACTGGTCGCTATCGGTGAAAAGATGATTACCGAGATCACCAGCCGCTATCCTGAGGTCAGATGTGATGGTGGGGCGGAAACCGCAAGGATGTCGGTGACGGTTGCCAATTCCCGTGGCGGTATGGCTCATTACAAAAAGACAGTCATGGGTATCGGCATTCAGGGCACAAGGATACGGGGTACCGACATGCTGTTTGTGGGTGACGGCGAAGACGATTGCCGTGTCATCAAAAACGCTGATACCGTCATCGCCAATGTCCTAACTCAACTTGACCGGGCGAGCAAGAACGTCTCAATCCGGTCTGGCGAACTACCGGTGATCTTTACCCCGTCCGGCGTGGCCAGCGCTTTCATCCCGGCACTGGCATCGGCGCTTAACGGTAAGCTGGTGTTTGAAGGGGCTTCACCCCTGGTGAACAAACTCGGCGAAACGGTGTTCAGCGAAAAATTCTCCCTTTATGATGATGGCATGCTGCCGATGCGCCCGACATCTGCGCCGTGCGACGACGAAGGAACGGCTACGCGGCGGACGCCTCTGGTTGAAAACGGCAGGGTGATGAACTTCTATTACGATCTGAAGACAGCCGCCAGAGCCGGAAAGGTCAGCACCGGAAACGGAGCCAGGGGGCGGGGCGGAGCACCGGCGCCTTCTATAAACGCCCTGACGCTGACGCCGGGTGAAGCCAGTTTTGAATCATTGCTGGCCGATATCAAAGAAGGCTTGGTTGTCGAATACCTGATGGGAGCAGAACAGGGTAATGTGCTGGGAGGCGATTTTTCCGGCAACGTCCTCTTAGGTTATAAGGTGGAAAATGGTAAAATCACAGGCAGGGTCAAAGATACGGTGGTGGCGGGCAACATCTACAAACTGCTCAAGAACATCACAGTAGCCTCCGACATCTGCTGGCAGGGCAATCTGTACGCGCCTTCTATCTTCTGCCCGGCGGTGTCGGTTGCCGCCAAATAG
- a CDS encoding TldD (TldD protein, part of TldE/TldD proteolytic complex), with amino-acid sequence MPEIIDVAHFLADKLGRYHADHIEIHLEETESSAISYRGRELETATRSRDAGGNVRALVNGGWGFVSFNSLVDVERRIERAVEQAKLVGGAGSKFAAAPRSITEITIDEDHDPRLVSLAEKKALLDEYNEALWSVPGLQTSVIGYGDSRKRSILINSDGSFINQERADITLRTNAVAAGDGEVQQSGVSMGSRGRFESIRGLHDRVKESAEMAVALLKAPQAKGGEYTVVLDPVLAGVFVHEAFGHLSEADHIYENPQLKEVMVLGREFGDEHLNIIDDATLPDLRGSYAFDDEGTPAQRIHLIREGKLTGRLHSRETAAEMKETASGNARAISFRHPPIVRMSNTYIEPSDTTFEQMIGDIKEGIYARNWYGGTTSMEMFTFSAGEAFMIRNGKVEEMIRPVVLSGNVFDTLKRIDAIGDDLDMNQGGGCGKGGQSPLAVSNGSPHIRIQRCLIGGR; translated from the coding sequence ATGCCTGAAATCATCGATGTCGCCCATTTTCTGGCCGACAAACTGGGGCGTTATCACGCCGATCATATAGAAATTCACCTGGAAGAGACGGAATCCAGCGCTATCTCCTACCGGGGGCGGGAACTGGAAACGGCGACCCGCAGCCGGGATGCGGGAGGTAACGTGCGCGCGCTGGTCAACGGAGGATGGGGCTTTGTCAGCTTCAATTCGCTGGTAGATGTAGAACGACGAATCGAACGAGCAGTTGAACAGGCGAAACTGGTCGGCGGCGCGGGCAGTAAGTTCGCCGCAGCGCCAAGATCGATAACTGAAATCACCATTGATGAAGACCATGACCCGCGACTGGTCAGCCTAGCAGAGAAAAAGGCCTTGCTGGATGAGTATAACGAGGCGCTATGGTCGGTTCCAGGATTACAGACCAGCGTTATCGGCTACGGCGACAGCCGTAAGCGATCGATCCTGATAAACTCCGACGGCAGCTTTATCAACCAGGAGCGTGCCGACATCACCCTGAGAACCAACGCGGTGGCAGCGGGGGACGGGGAGGTGCAGCAGTCCGGGGTTTCGATGGGTAGTCGCGGCAGGTTCGAATCGATCAGAGGACTGCATGACCGAGTGAAGGAAAGCGCAGAAATGGCGGTGGCGCTACTTAAAGCGCCGCAGGCAAAAGGCGGCGAATATACGGTGGTTCTCGATCCGGTTCTAGCCGGTGTTTTTGTCCATGAAGCCTTCGGGCATCTGTCCGAGGCCGATCATATTTATGAGAATCCTCAGCTGAAAGAAGTTATGGTGCTGGGACGGGAATTCGGTGACGAACATTTAAATATTATCGATGATGCGACTTTACCAGACCTGCGCGGCAGTTATGCCTTTGACGATGAAGGCACTCCGGCACAGAGGATACATCTTATACGCGAGGGTAAACTCACAGGACGGCTGCACTCCCGCGAGACGGCGGCAGAGATGAAGGAAACAGCGTCCGGCAACGCCCGGGCCATTTCTTTCCGTCATCCGCCGATAGTGCGCATGAGCAATACGTATATCGAACCTAGCGATACCACTTTTGAGCAGATGATAGGCGACATAAAGGAAGGTATCTACGCCCGCAACTGGTACGGCGGCACGACATCAATGGAGATGTTCACTTTCTCTGCCGGCGAGGCCTTTATGATAAGAAATGGCAAGGTTGAAGAAATGATCCGGCCAGTAGTACTGTCCGGCAACGTCTTTGATACGCTCAAACGGATTGACGCTATCGGCGACGATCTGGATATGAACCAGGGCGGCGGCTGCGGCAAGGGCGGTCAGTCACCACTGGCGGTCTCCAACGGCTCACCGCACATCCGCATCCAGCGCTGCCTGATAGGAGGCCGTTAA
- a CDS encoding MaoC family protein translates to MYAGASGDYNPIHYDRDVATARGLPGIIVHGQLVSACLMQLLTDWLGVSGLIKKFSVSYKGMTFPGEAFTCHGVVTKKSESADRLVTVSIWAENPRGEKTVSGTAVVHLKKSSE, encoded by the coding sequence ATGTATGCCGGTGCCTCTGGAGATTACAACCCCATCCACTACGACAGGGATGTTGCAACGGCGCGCGGTTTGCCAGGAATCATCGTCCACGGCCAATTGGTAAGCGCCTGCCTGATGCAGCTATTGACCGACTGGCTGGGGGTATCCGGTCTAATAAAGAAGTTCTCAGTAAGTTACAAGGGCATGACTTTTCCCGGCGAGGCGTTCACCTGCCACGGCGTGGTTACGAAAAAATCCGAATCCGCCGATAGACTGGTAACAGTAAGTATCTGGGCGGAAAACCCGCGCGGTGAAAAGACAGTATCCGGCACCGCGGTGGTACATCTCAAGAAAAGTTCTGAGTAA
- a CDS encoding DNA binding domain protein excisionase family (DNA binding domain protein, excisionase family), protein MLGVSEPALRAWTDEGEVKAFVTPGGHRRYLKSDLKKFIGQIQQQSSVKQLTDQLEGTAPVHRKIDEMFFQSNSGPTIHDDTWQDRFASLGRQLLALLTQCVTRPSKPEETISTAKDIGRQFGELTLELGVPLIDSMRAFVQHRDPVLKAIFDLRKNGEASERQIADAVPLVNRAMDEALVAMTAVRMSSR, encoded by the coding sequence ATGCTTGGCGTCAGCGAACCGGCATTGCGCGCCTGGACGGATGAAGGTGAAGTTAAGGCTTTTGTCACCCCGGGAGGGCACCGGCGCTATCTGAAATCAGATCTGAAAAAGTTCATCGGTCAAATTCAGCAGCAGTCAAGCGTTAAACAGTTGACCGACCAGCTTGAGGGTACCGCTCCAGTTCATCGGAAAATAGATGAAATGTTTTTCCAATCCAATTCAGGTCCGACCATTCATGATGATACATGGCAGGATCGTTTCGCATCTCTTGGCCGTCAGCTTTTAGCCCTTCTCACCCAGTGCGTAACCCGTCCCTCAAAACCGGAGGAGACAATCAGCACGGCTAAGGACATTGGCCGTCAGTTCGGAGAACTGACCCTGGAATTGGGGGTTCCACTGATCGATTCCATGCGGGCTTTCGTTCAACATCGTGACCCCGTTCTCAAGGCGATTTTTGACCTGCGGAAAAATGGCGAAGCCTCAGAACGACAGATTGCCGATGCGGTTCCTCTGGTCAACAGGGCAATGGACGAAGCCTTGGTTGCCATGACGGCAGTCCGGATGTCGTCCAGGTAA
- a CDS encoding radical SAM domain heme biosynthesis protein → MLSATYHASDVIAPRLQLVAWEITRSCNLSCAHCRASAHRDSYEGELSTEECFKLVDQIAEVAKPILILTGGEPLLRQDAFEVGRYASEKGFRVVMGTNGTLVTEAIAARMKAVPLSRISISLDFPTAALQDKFRGSSGAFQAALTGIRNAQRAGVEVQINMTVTRQNVQYLPELVDLALSLKVAAFHPFMLVPTGRGKGLAQEELSPEDYETTLKWIFHKQKELGDRLSFKPTDAPHYYRIAQQCGGLDSGYGHHGHGGLNAHTRGCLAGTGFCFISHIGQVQGCGYLDIEAGNIRENTFAEVWNNSPLFCEIRDLSNLKGKCGFCEFKTVCGGCRARAYEVTGDYMAAEPYCSYKPSGPHAGAIQE, encoded by the coding sequence ATGTTATCAGCCACGTACCATGCCTCCGATGTTATCGCTCCCCGTTTGCAATTAGTGGCCTGGGAGATAACTCGCAGTTGTAACCTCAGTTGCGCCCACTGCCGCGCTTCGGCCCATAGAGATAGCTATGAGGGTGAACTCTCGACCGAAGAATGCTTTAAGCTGGTCGATCAAATCGCTGAAGTCGCCAAACCGATCCTGATCTTGACCGGAGGCGAACCGCTGTTGCGGCAGGACGCCTTTGAAGTTGGCAGGTACGCCTCAGAAAAAGGCTTTCGGGTTGTCATGGGTACCAACGGAACTCTGGTCACTGAGGCGATTGCTGCGCGGATGAAAGCAGTACCTTTATCAAGGATAAGTATCAGTCTCGATTTCCCAACGGCGGCTCTCCAGGATAAATTCCGGGGTTCCAGCGGTGCCTTCCAGGCTGCCCTGACCGGTATCAGAAATGCTCAGCGCGCTGGCGTCGAAGTCCAGATCAACATGACCGTGACCCGGCAAAACGTACAATACCTGCCAGAATTAGTGGATCTGGCGCTGTCACTAAAGGTGGCAGCATTTCATCCGTTCATGCTCGTACCAACAGGCCGCGGCAAGGGGTTGGCGCAGGAGGAACTCTCTCCGGAGGACTACGAAACGACTTTGAAATGGATCTTTCATAAACAGAAAGAACTCGGCGACCGGCTTTCATTCAAACCCACTGATGCTCCTCACTACTACAGGATTGCCCAACAATGCGGCGGCTTGGATAGCGGATACGGACATCACGGCCACGGCGGCCTGAACGCTCATACACGGGGTTGTTTGGCGGGCACTGGTTTCTGCTTTATTTCCCACATCGGACAGGTCCAGGGTTGCGGCTATCTCGATATTGAAGCCGGAAATATCCGCGAAAATACCTTCGCTGAAGTTTGGAACAACTCTCCCCTTTTCTGTGAGATCCGTGATCTTTCCAATCTTAAGGGAAAATGCGGTTTCTGCGAATTCAAAACGGTCTGCGGCGGATGCCGGGCTCGGGCGTATGAAGTGACCGGGGATTACATGGCTGCCGAACCGTATTGTTCATATAAGCCTTCTGGGCCTCATGCGGGCGCTATCCAAGAATGA